A region of the Methanomassiliicoccales archaeon genome:
TGGACCGCTGGATAAGCATCTTTTACGGTGAGCTCAGAGGAGCTTCTTGGCGGACGCCTCGTCCAGATCGATGGACTTCAGCAGGTACTTGAGGGCCTTCTTCACGATTATGGTGCGGGTCTGTTCGTCCAGATGCTGCTCGTAGACCACCGGTGCCTTCTTGTAATATTCAACACCGAACTCCGAGTAGTAGTAGGTGGCGTTCTCAGAGTCCATCTCGGCCGCCTTGTTGTAGCAGCTCTCAGCCTCATTGAACAGTCCCACGTCCATGCAGAACGCGCCCCAGCTTTGGAATATGAAGGGGTTCTCAGGGTCCAACTCAGATGCTTTCTTGTAGAGGGCCACCACTTCTTCTTGGGTGACCTTCGGTACCAGAACTCCGGCGTCCGCCTTGGCCAGATAGGCCGCGGGGTCGTTGGGTTCGGTCTTGATAGCCTTGTCGAATTTTGATAGGGCTTGGGCGTACTCGCCGTCACCCATGAGTTGATAACCTTGCTTCATCAATTTTTCAAAGTCACCAGTTGCCATAAAATCACTAACCCGAGTAATAGATGATATGAGATAAAGCTTTCTTAGCCGCGGCCAGGTCTCACAGGTTCCGAATGAAGCGGTTTTCCTGGTCCACCAGTACGACTTTGGAATGTATCGGCTTATCGGTCAGTTCGAAGGCCATGATTATGACCTTGTCCCCGACCCTTACCAAATGCGCGGCGGCACCGTTCACGCTGATGATGCCGGTACCCCTTTTCCCGGAGACGACATAGGTCTCGAAGCGGGCCGCATTGTCCACGTCCGATATCAATACCTTCTCTCCCGGCCAAATATCGGCTCTGTCCAGTAGATCCTGGTCAATGACGATGCTCCCCACATAATCGGGCTCAGCGGCGGTGACCGTGGCCCTGTGGATCTTGCCCCTCAGGAGCTGTCGCATGGAGCTATGCAAGAAAAACGTCCTCTTGAATCTTTCCCCGAGACCGATGCTTCGACCAATAGCCGGGTCGCGGGATGGATTATAGATAAGGAACCGGGCCTAGATAGAATTGGAGGAGCATGCCTATCTTTAAAATGGCATTTAGCGCACCAGAGGACCGCGCCACCCTGGTGAACCACGGCTGCAATTATTCCTGTGGCATCTGTTCCTATGGTCTTAGAGAGACCCTGGAGCCCAGACGGTTCTTTGACAAGTGGGAGGTAGAGGCATATCTGGAGCGCATGAACCCATCCACCGTGGTCATCATGGGAGGGGAGCCGACCAGGTGGGCCAATATCTTTTCGGTGGCCCGGTTCTGCAAGGAGCACTTGAAGGCCTTTATCAGGATACCTCATAGCAACCTATCCAACTCCCCGCCCCCGGAAGTGGACGAGATCGGGGTGAGCCTTTTCGCCATCAGCAAGCGCAAGTATCTGCAACTGACCGGGTCGCAGAACAGCCGGGTGCTTTCTAACTTCTACAGGACATATGATCAGGGGACCCAAATATCCGCCTCTGCCATATTGATACCCGAGTTCATTGGAAAGGACGAACTGATCAAGGTGGCTGAATTTATAGCCAGCATCGATCGGGACATCCCTCTGCATATCACCAGTTATCTTCCGGTGCCGAACATGCCTTGGAGACGGCCTTCCAGGGATGAGATGCGAGATGCGGTGGAATCCTGCCTAAAAGTGCTTAATAATGTCACTGGCACGTTCATTACAGCGACTGACTTCACCCGCATAAACTATATGCGCATGGTTCAGGACGTGCGCATGGCCTAGAAGCTGCAGATAACGGTAATCGATGTGGCAGGCACCTTTCTTTGCAGAACTGCCGCGGCCCAGCTGTAGAACGGTCGAGATCTCCCACGACCTTGGTACAGCTTCCATCTCAAAGCGAAGGCAACGGATCGATAGGTCGGAATGCCGCTCTATGATCGTTCACTCGACCTTCGGGGCCGGATTTCGATCACGGTTCGTGCATGACCCGATGATCTTGACACAATTGTTTTTCAATGTATCGTCGTACTCGAGCAGCGCATCGATGTTGAAAACGATCCTCATGTTCTCCTTGGTAAGAACATCTTCAGGGGTTCCGATGGCGAAAACCCTATGATCGTGGATCAGTACGATCCTATCGCAGTACTTGACCACCATTGGAAGGTCGTGCGATACGATTACCACGGTGAGGTCCTCTTCGTCGGACAATCTCTTGACCAGTTCCAGAACCTCGAACTGATGGTTGATGTCCAGATGCAGGGTGGGTTCGTCCAGCAGTATTATCTCCGGCCTTTGCGCGATGGCCCTGGCTATGATCACACGCTGGCGTTCTCCTCCGCTCATCGTATTTATGAGCCTGTCCGAGAACTCTTTGATGTTGGTCTTCTCCATCGCTTCATCAACGATGCGTGCGTCCTCCAACGATTCTCCCTGAAAACGGTCCAGGAACGGCATGCGTCCCATCATCACGATGTCCCTTACCGAGAAGGCGAACCTGATCTCGTTGCTCTGCGGGACCACCGCGATATGCCGTGCAATCCTCCTCTTGGATATTTCCTCTAGGTCGGTGCCATCCATGAGCACTTTCCCAACATTTGGATGAAGGTTGCGGTTCAAAAGCTTCAGGAGCGTGGTCTTACCGCATCCGTTAGGCCCCAAAATGCCTATGATCTCTCCTTTCTTGACCCCCAGGTCCACGTTCTCCAGGACTGGTTTTTCCTTGTATGAGAAGCCGATGTCCTCGATCTTCATCATCAATCCCACCCCATTTCACTGCGTCTTCTGCGCAGAAGGTATATGAAATACGGAGCACCGATGAGCGCCGTCATTATCCCTATGGGGAGAATGCCTAGGCTGGGCGCGATGACCCTGGAGATATAATCGCACATTAGCAGGAAAGCGGCGCCACCTAGCAATGTCGCCGGAAGCA
Encoded here:
- the panD gene encoding aspartate 1-decarboxylase, whose product is MHSSMRQLLRGKIHRATVTAAEPDYVGSIVIDQDLLDRADIWPGEKVLISDVDNAARFETYVVSGKRGTGIISVNGAAAHLVRVGDKVIIMAFELTDKPIHSKVVLVDQENRFIRNL
- a CDS encoding ABC transporter ATP-binding protein, giving the protein MMKIEDIGFSYKEKPVLENVDLGVKKGEIIGILGPNGCGKTTLLKLLNRNLHPNVGKVLMDGTDLEEISKRRIARHIAVVPQSNEIRFAFSVRDIVMMGRMPFLDRFQGESLEDARIVDEAMEKTNIKEFSDRLINTMSGGERQRVIIARAIAQRPEIILLDEPTLHLDINHQFEVLELVKRLSDEEDLTVVIVSHDLPMVVKYCDRIVLIHDHRVFAIGTPEDVLTKENMRIVFNIDALLEYDDTLKNNCVKIIGSCTNRDRNPAPKVE